A single Carnobacterium alterfunditum DSM 5972 DNA region contains:
- a CDS encoding YhgE/Pip domain-containing protein, whose amino-acid sequence MEMLKKEWKELVSNKMMLISCIVMLFIPIMYAGFFLKSNWDPYGSTDELSVAVVNLDHAVDYQGSQLDIGSDVVEKLKGNETLNWHFVSQEEAEKGLENREYYMVMTLPSDFSTNAATLMETDPKKMMIDYETNGSLNYIGEVISNSAAKEVKSEVSANVTKAYTEAIFEQISTIGAGFSEAADGAGKINEGTGELADGSQKLTKNLEKLASSTLTFEEGTQTLEVGVRKYTDGVAQVNNGAEQLNDGINQLSSNVEPLENGGLLLENGSTELTNGLKTYTAGVSQLADGTKVLNENSLALQNGTVEVSNGVDQVKLGSDQLLTGLNQLSSELDQSLSTENAEQLEFLMGNLSSMNEGIQKLDVLLNEQTGGADFSGIQTNLQQSGASLTEVAQDTGRTGESLTEVTAAVDTLEKTVQSGNEATISALSGTTAFNSLSSEQQNELLNAVETTTTNLKDSELNELTTIKEQIDNTSQNINQTVSDATEAGTSLTNLQTELVTISGFTDQLTELKVQVDTLAQSSNKLLPATNQAMSELIAGLTGIQSVLERQGTNENKGIIQGMTELNQGLASIQSGLSGENGLVDGVTNYTNGVNSLQSGTDELNANSTALNTGSEQLSNGIGQLTAQMPNLVAGIDQLNSGSNQLVQGTSLLNENSAGLNSGVTKLAEGSLQLNEGSQALSGGSQTLENGIKTLKDGTSQLTTSLLEGSVNVNEVDATDKTTDMFASPIDLKQEKYSEVANYGVALAPYIMSMALYIGALVFTTIYPVRKKALQGQSSLAWWHSKTSVAMLVAILMAVIECGILLMIGLEVLFVGKFFLLAILTSLAFMSIVLMLVVAFDNVGRFLAMVLLVLQLGGSGGTFPIPLTNDFFQVIHLLLPMTYSVYGFRQAISSGLGNDIYWEASVIMISIILVFNGLLILTMFNLERKSVRNNEQETEKIKELAEA is encoded by the coding sequence ATGGAAATGTTAAAAAAAGAATGGAAGGAATTAGTCTCTAATAAAATGATGCTGATTTCTTGTATCGTTATGTTATTTATACCTATTATGTATGCTGGATTCTTCTTGAAATCAAACTGGGATCCTTATGGGAGTACAGACGAATTATCTGTGGCGGTAGTTAATTTAGATCATGCTGTCGACTACCAAGGTTCACAACTTGATATAGGATCTGATGTTGTTGAAAAGCTCAAGGGAAATGAGACATTAAATTGGCATTTTGTGTCTCAAGAAGAAGCAGAAAAGGGTTTGGAAAACCGTGAGTATTATATGGTAATGACACTACCGTCTGATTTTTCAACAAATGCTGCCACCTTGATGGAGACGGATCCAAAAAAGATGATGATCGACTATGAAACAAACGGGTCTTTAAATTACATTGGAGAGGTCATCAGCAATTCTGCGGCAAAAGAAGTCAAATCAGAGGTATCTGCTAATGTAACAAAAGCTTACACTGAAGCAATTTTTGAACAAATAAGCACTATCGGAGCAGGTTTTTCAGAGGCGGCAGATGGGGCTGGGAAAATCAACGAAGGAACTGGAGAGTTAGCTGATGGAAGCCAAAAATTAACAAAGAATCTAGAAAAGTTAGCTTCAAGCACGTTGACATTTGAAGAAGGGACACAGACGCTTGAAGTTGGAGTAAGAAAGTACACAGATGGAGTGGCACAGGTAAACAATGGAGCAGAACAACTAAACGATGGAATCAATCAACTATCTTCAAATGTAGAGCCATTAGAAAATGGCGGATTGCTTTTAGAAAATGGTTCAACAGAACTAACAAACGGACTAAAGACTTATACTGCAGGCGTTTCACAGCTTGCTGATGGAACAAAAGTATTGAATGAAAATTCTTTAGCCCTACAAAATGGTACTGTTGAAGTTAGCAATGGAGTTGATCAAGTTAAGTTAGGCAGTGATCAATTGTTGACCGGTTTGAATCAACTTTCCTCAGAATTAGATCAAAGTTTATCAACTGAAAATGCTGAACAGTTGGAATTTTTAATGGGAAACTTGTCTTCGATGAACGAAGGAATTCAAAAATTAGATGTTCTTCTCAATGAACAAACAGGTGGTGCTGACTTTAGTGGTATCCAAACGAATTTACAGCAATCTGGAGCAAGTTTAACCGAAGTTGCTCAAGACACCGGAAGAACGGGGGAGAGTTTAACTGAAGTAACAGCTGCAGTTGATACACTTGAGAAAACGGTCCAATCAGGTAATGAAGCGACCATTTCAGCATTATCTGGTACAACGGCATTCAACAGTCTATCTTCTGAACAGCAAAATGAATTGTTGAACGCGGTAGAAACAACAACAACTAACCTAAAAGATAGTGAATTAAATGAATTGACTACAATAAAAGAGCAAATCGATAATACAAGTCAAAATATAAACCAAACGGTATCTGATGCTACTGAAGCCGGCACTTCATTAACTAATTTGCAGACAGAATTGGTAACCATTAGCGGATTTACTGACCAATTAACTGAACTTAAAGTGCAAGTAGATACGTTAGCTCAAAGTTCTAACAAACTATTGCCAGCAACGAATCAAGCAATGAGTGAGTTGATTGCAGGTTTAACAGGCATTCAATCAGTTTTAGAACGACAAGGAACTAACGAAAATAAAGGGATCATTCAAGGGATGACTGAATTGAATCAAGGTTTAGCCAGTATCCAAAGTGGTTTGTCAGGAGAAAATGGTCTAGTAGATGGAGTAACAAACTACACAAATGGAGTGAATTCATTACAATCTGGAACAGATGAATTGAACGCAAATTCAACAGCATTGAATACAGGTTCTGAACAACTAAGCAATGGTATAGGACAATTAACTGCTCAAATGCCAAATCTTGTTGCAGGGATCGATCAATTGAATAGTGGTTCAAATCAATTAGTTCAAGGAACGTCTCTTTTGAACGAGAATTCAGCTGGTCTGAATAGTGGTGTAACAAAATTAGCAGAGGGGTCCTTACAACTTAATGAAGGTTCACAAGCATTGAGTGGTGGATCGCAAACATTAGAAAATGGAATTAAAACATTAAAAGATGGAACCAGTCAACTAACAACTAGTTTATTAGAGGGTTCTGTAAATGTTAATGAAGTAGATGCAACGGATAAAACAACGGATATGTTTGCAAGTCCGATCGATTTAAAACAAGAAAAATATAGTGAAGTCGCAAACTATGGTGTAGCATTAGCTCCGTACATTATGTCGATGGCATTATATATCGGAGCACTGGTCTTCACGACGATCTACCCTGTCCGCAAGAAAGCACTTCAAGGACAATCAAGCTTAGCGTGGTGGCACAGTAAAACTTCGGTTGCCATGCTTGTTGCAATTTTGATGGCTGTTATTGAATGTGGGATTTTGTTAATGATCGGTTTAGAAGTACTATTTGTCGGAAAGTTCTTTTTACTAGCGATACTTACTTCACTAGCATTCATGTCTATTGTATTAATGCTAGTAGTTGCATTCGATAATGTTGGCCGCTTTTTAGCAATGGTATTACTCGTTTTGCAATTAGGCGGTTCAGGTGGAACGTTCCCTATTCCATTGACGAATGATTTCTTTCAAGTTATCCACTTACTGTTGCCAATGACCTACTCAGTTTATGGCTTTAGACAAGCCATCAGCAGTGGTTTAGGAAATGATATTTATTGGGAAGCAAGTGTTATTATGATTAGTATAATACTAGTTTTCAACGGCTTACTTATACTGACGATGTTCAATCTAGAAAGAAAGAGTGTAAGGAATAACGAACAGGAAACAGAAAAAATAAAAGAACTAGCTGAAGCATAG
- a CDS encoding Rrf2 family transcriptional regulator codes for MKLTKGLEQAICILAMLSTQDKRIPLTSHALNDRLKGTSHSYIRKIIRKLVVGGLATSIPGSNGGFTLAKRLEKINLLEIVEALEGKIITYPNSGMINQVFSDISKKAINGEKILMKTFEEADKHYTEFLKQQTVDQLIWSTIGNSELPVMDWNKR; via the coding sequence ATGAAGTTAACAAAAGGGTTAGAACAAGCAATCTGTATCTTAGCCATGCTTTCTACTCAAGATAAGCGGATTCCGCTCACTTCGCATGCACTAAATGATCGCTTAAAGGGAACGTCTCATTCTTATATTCGAAAGATCATTCGAAAATTAGTAGTCGGCGGATTAGCAACATCGATTCCAGGAAGTAACGGCGGTTTTACATTAGCAAAAAGACTTGAAAAAATTAATTTATTAGAAATTGTTGAAGCACTTGAAGGAAAAATCATTACTTATCCGAATTCTGGGATGATCAACCAAGTTTTCTCAGATATCAGTAAAAAAGCTATCAACGGTGAAAAAATATTAATGAAAACCTTTGAAGAAGCGGATAAGCATTATACAGAGTTCCTCAAACAGCAAACTGTAGACCAGCTTATCTGGTCTACGATAGGAAATAGTGAATTACCGGTTATGGATTGGAACAAGAGATAA
- a CDS encoding iron-sulfur cluster biosynthesis family protein has translation MFLDITERAQQKIKHACSHHQGQLVLYYESRIGCTCGNNGIFLLKITQKNDPELDSTLPTSLGDLPIQGWSLSFLDEKMKLDYIQSKNALVLSSDSGLINNNVLILNDDDQPIS, from the coding sequence ATGTTTTTGGACATAACTGAACGTGCTCAACAAAAAATCAAACATGCATGCTCTCACCATCAGGGTCAACTAGTGCTCTATTATGAATCTAGAATTGGCTGTACATGTGGAAATAATGGTATCTTTTTATTAAAAATCACACAAAAAAATGATCCTGAACTTGATTCAACATTGCCAACATCATTAGGTGACTTACCCATTCAAGGCTGGAGCCTGTCTTTCTTAGATGAAAAGATGAAGCTAGATTATATTCAATCTAAAAATGCTCTGGTTCTAAGCAGCGATAGCGGTCTTATAAATAACAATGTCCTAATTCTAAATGACGATGATCAGCCCATTTCTTAA
- the uvrC gene encoding excinuclease ABC subunit UvrC — translation MVSTNINNKLTLLPDFPGCYLMKNKENEIIYIGKAKNLKKRVRSYFRGTHEGKTQLLVDEIADFETIITSTDKECLLLEITLIKKHLPKYNIKLKQGTSYPYLKITNEKDPQLIITSEVKKDGGHYFGPYPNVYAASETQQFIQKVYPLRKCNGYQKRACLYYQLGQCIGPCDHEIPKAEYDAQIDKIRRFLNGDVKEIKKALKSKMIQAADEMAFERAAEYRNQIQYIETTVERQNIITNDFTTRDVFSYYMDKGWISIQVFFIRQATLIKREATIFPCYDTPQEELASYIVQFYQEENHLLPREVLVPSGLDTKTLSEVLEIPVKVPLQGRKKDMLDLATKNSEISLNEKFQLIEMDDRKTIGAIKELSEALHLPLVSRIEAFDHSNIQGTNPVSAMVSFLDGRPDKSNYRKYKIKNVSGSNELATTEEVIRRRYERLLKEGKPLPDLILMDGGKIQVNGAINILENELGLSIPVAGMVKDDKHRTSSLIFGEDLQKVTLKTTSQAFYLVQRIQDEVHRFAITFHRQLRGKNSLSSKLDRIEGVGPKTRTKILKHFKSMKKVKEASVEEIKGLGIPLKTAEKIKEALE, via the coding sequence ATGGTTAGTACAAATATTAATAATAAACTGACGTTACTTCCTGATTTTCCAGGATGCTACTTAATGAAAAACAAAGAAAATGAAATTATTTATATCGGGAAAGCTAAAAATTTAAAAAAAAGAGTCCGTTCTTATTTTAGAGGAACACATGAAGGAAAAACCCAACTGCTGGTTGATGAGATCGCAGATTTTGAAACTATTATCACCTCAACAGATAAAGAATGTTTATTGCTCGAAATTACATTGATCAAAAAACACTTACCGAAATACAATATTAAATTAAAACAAGGAACAAGTTACCCGTATTTGAAAATTACAAATGAAAAAGATCCACAACTGATTATTACATCTGAAGTGAAAAAGGATGGGGGTCATTATTTTGGCCCTTATCCAAATGTATATGCAGCGAGTGAAACACAACAATTCATTCAAAAAGTATACCCATTGAGGAAATGCAACGGATATCAAAAGAGAGCGTGTTTGTACTATCAACTCGGACAGTGCATTGGTCCTTGTGATCATGAGATACCTAAAGCAGAATACGATGCTCAAATCGATAAAATAAGGCGTTTCTTGAATGGCGATGTAAAGGAAATCAAAAAAGCATTGAAAAGTAAAATGATACAAGCAGCTGATGAAATGGCTTTTGAACGAGCAGCAGAATACCGTAATCAAATTCAATATATCGAAACGACCGTAGAAAGACAAAACATCATCACCAATGATTTTACGACAAGAGATGTTTTCAGTTATTATATGGACAAAGGTTGGATCTCGATTCAAGTATTCTTTATTCGACAGGCTACGTTGATCAAACGAGAAGCCACTATCTTTCCTTGTTATGATACACCGCAGGAAGAATTAGCGTCATATATCGTTCAATTTTATCAAGAAGAGAACCATTTGTTACCGAGGGAAGTGTTGGTTCCAAGTGGCTTAGACACTAAAACATTATCCGAAGTATTAGAAATACCAGTCAAAGTTCCGTTACAAGGCCGTAAAAAAGATATGCTGGATCTCGCAACAAAAAATAGTGAAATTTCGTTGAATGAAAAATTCCAACTCATTGAAATGGATGATCGTAAAACGATTGGCGCAATCAAAGAGCTGTCAGAAGCATTGCATTTGCCTCTGGTCAGTCGCATCGAAGCATTTGATCACTCTAATATTCAAGGAACGAATCCAGTTTCAGCGATGGTATCTTTTCTGGATGGACGACCAGATAAGAGTAATTACCGAAAATATAAAATAAAAAATGTTTCTGGAAGTAATGAATTGGCTACAACTGAAGAAGTTATTCGAAGACGTTATGAGCGGCTTTTAAAAGAAGGCAAGCCTTTACCAGATTTGATTTTAATGGATGGTGGAAAAATCCAGGTTAATGGGGCCATCAATATCCTTGAAAATGAACTTGGATTATCGATTCCTGTAGCCGGTATGGTAAAAGACGATAAACATAGAACTTCTTCTCTGATTTTTGGAGAAGACCTTCAAAAAGTGACCCTTAAAACAACTAGTCAAGCTTTTTACCTTGTTCAACGGATCCAAGATGAAGTCCACCGTTTTGCGATTACATTCCACCGCCAGTTACGCGGGAAAAATAGCTTATCTTCTAAGTTAGATCGTATTGAAGGCGTTGGACCAAAGACAAGGACAAAAATACTAAAGCATTTTAAATCAATGAAAAAAGTAAAAGAAGCAAGTGTTGAAGAAATAAAAGGGCTTGGCATCCCCCTAAAAACAGCTGAAAAAATTAAAGAAGCTCTTGAATAG
- a CDS encoding 3D domain-containing protein, which produces MSIKKLVSSLMLALVLVNVIPATGFAATLNEIESQQTIKEKEMAEIDSEINKALTKVNEKNSELEGLTTQIDILKETVQATGETVNEQEEVVEERLDQAKERILSMQTTEINQNVVVSLFESESVTDLFNRAYVLVTLQSAGNDQLELAEDEQEELAALKIELEDNLTLLESQTNEAKEQKVELDTQVASLQETMDNNQEILNELDKQRTTEETRIAEEEAKEAAEAKAKEEKLEAEAAEKEEKVTAAAIETKIEKETATVTKTAKASSNNQAESKKQEATVETKTTETTKAAESTKTASKGKSIVVSATGYSTKQANLSTHTATGINLESNPMVIAVDPRVIPLGSIVEIPGYGTFIAGDTGGAIKGNKIDIHFSTVQQANNFGRKTITVNILN; this is translated from the coding sequence GTGAGTATAAAAAAACTAGTTTCTAGCCTTATGTTGGCTTTAGTATTGGTTAACGTCATTCCTGCAACAGGTTTTGCAGCGACATTAAATGAGATTGAATCGCAACAAACTATAAAAGAAAAAGAAATGGCAGAAATCGATAGCGAAATCAATAAAGCATTAACAAAGGTAAATGAAAAAAATAGTGAGCTAGAAGGATTAACTACTCAAATTGATATTTTAAAAGAAACAGTCCAAGCAACCGGTGAAACGGTCAATGAACAAGAAGAAGTTGTCGAAGAACGTTTGGATCAAGCAAAAGAACGTATCTTATCAATGCAGACAACCGAAATCAACCAGAACGTAGTAGTGTCATTATTCGAATCTGAAAGTGTTACAGATTTATTTAATCGTGCTTATGTTCTCGTTACCTTACAATCAGCTGGAAATGATCAATTGGAATTAGCTGAAGATGAGCAAGAAGAGTTAGCAGCATTAAAAATTGAACTTGAAGATAATTTAACTTTATTAGAAAGTCAAACAAATGAAGCTAAAGAACAAAAAGTTGAATTGGATACGCAAGTTGCAAGTCTTCAAGAAACAATGGACAACAACCAAGAAATTTTAAATGAATTAGACAAACAACGTACTACTGAAGAAACAAGAATTGCTGAGGAAGAAGCTAAAGAAGCTGCAGAAGCTAAAGCAAAAGAAGAAAAATTAGAGGCAGAAGCAGCTGAAAAAGAAGAAAAAGTAACTGCTGCAGCAATCGAAACAAAAATTGAGAAAGAAACTGCAACAGTAACGAAGACAGCAAAAGCTTCTTCAAATAATCAAGCAGAAAGTAAAAAACAAGAAGCAACAGTGGAAACTAAAACAACTGAAACAACTAAAGCTGCTGAAAGTACTAAAACAGCTTCAAAAGGAAAATCAATCGTTGTATCTGCAACCGGTTATTCAACAAAACAAGCTAATTTGAGTACTCATACAGCTACTGGGATCAATTTAGAAAGCAATCCAATGGTTATTGCGGTAGATCCACGTGTGATTCCTTTAGGTTCTATAGTTGAAATACCGGGATATGGCACGTTCATAGCTGGTGATACTGGTGGGGCAATTAAAGGCAACAAAATCGATATCCATTTTTCTACTGTTCAACAAGCTAATAATTTTGGTAGAAAAACGATTACAGTCAATATTTTAAATTAA
- a CDS encoding nucleoside 2-deoxyribosyltransferase: MFASPLFSEMERLYNEKIVLSIRETYPEIEVYVPQEQGEINDKNAYADSMAIAKYDTDALLASRLMVAVLDGSTIDVGVATEIGVAYQAGIPIIGLYTDSRQQGAENKQKLAALKEVAESQFSYINLYTVGIIKMNGAIYNTSEDLITIINDYL; the protein is encoded by the coding sequence ATTTTTGCAAGCCCACTCTTTTCAGAAATGGAGCGACTTTATAATGAAAAAATTGTACTAAGTATTCGCGAAACCTATCCTGAAATTGAAGTTTATGTTCCTCAAGAACAAGGAGAGATCAATGATAAAAATGCTTACGCTGATTCTATGGCTATCGCTAAATATGACACGGATGCTTTATTAGCAAGCCGATTGATGGTTGCCGTTTTAGACGGATCCACTATTGATGTTGGTGTTGCTACCGAAATTGGGGTTGCCTATCAAGCTGGTATTCCTATTATTGGTTTATATACCGATTCACGTCAGCAAGGTGCTGAAAACAAGCAAAAATTAGCCGCTTTAAAAGAGGTCGCAGAATCTCAATTCTCTTATATCAATCTTTACACCGTTGGTATTATAAAAATGAATGGTGCCATTTATAATACTTCAGAGGACCTTATTACAATTATTAACGATTATTTGTAA
- the brnQ gene encoding branched-chain amino acid transport system II carrier protein, which translates to MKKELSLSSYLYIGSMLFGLFFGAGNLIFPVHMGQAAGANVSWATLGFLVTGIGLPFLGVIAIGLSKSNGLFDLASRIHPYYGYFMTVALYLTIGPFFALPRLSTVSYEIGLTPYINPEYQIIGLAIFSVLFYGVTLFLSLKPTKILVYVGKVLNPIFLVFLGILIVTAFIRPMGTVAEAPITGNYVDEPFVSGFLEGYNTMDALASLAFGIVVVQTIKSLGVTKPSEIAKDTVKSGLISIILMGIIYASLSYLGTMSVGQFPISENGGIALTQISQYYFGSLGNVLLAIIVTIACLKTAIGLITACAETFKEMFPNSISYKMYVVVFSVLTTLVANVGLTNIITYSLPVLMFLYPLAITLILLALLSPFFRNRQVVYVITTLFTIIVSIADLLNALPETVRNLNGIQSFLAFCSEYLPLFTIGMGWILPASIGFIVGILISLVTKPNPRVI; encoded by the coding sequence ATGAAAAAAGAATTATCATTATCTTCCTACTTATACATAGGATCTATGTTGTTTGGTTTATTTTTTGGAGCAGGAAATTTGATTTTTCCAGTTCATATGGGTCAAGCAGCTGGAGCAAATGTAAGTTGGGCTACATTAGGTTTTTTAGTAACCGGTATCGGATTGCCATTTTTAGGCGTAATAGCAATCGGGCTTTCTAAAAGCAATGGATTATTTGATTTAGCTAGTCGTATTCATCCTTATTACGGCTATTTTATGACAGTTGCTTTATATTTAACGATTGGACCATTTTTTGCACTACCAAGATTAAGTACCGTTTCTTATGAAATTGGATTGACACCTTATATCAACCCAGAGTACCAAATAATAGGGTTAGCCATTTTTTCTGTTTTATTTTACGGAGTAACATTATTTCTTTCTTTAAAACCAACAAAGATTTTAGTCTATGTTGGGAAAGTACTAAATCCTATTTTCTTAGTTTTTTTAGGTATTTTAATTGTAACAGCATTTATTCGTCCAATGGGCACGGTCGCTGAGGCACCTATTACTGGTAATTATGTCGATGAGCCTTTTGTTAGTGGTTTCCTTGAGGGATACAACACAATGGATGCCTTAGCTTCTCTGGCTTTCGGGATCGTTGTTGTTCAAACCATTAAAAGTTTGGGTGTGACGAAACCAAGTGAAATTGCAAAAGATACTGTTAAGTCTGGATTGATCAGCATTATTTTAATGGGTATCATTTATGCCAGCTTATCTTATTTAGGAACAATGAGTGTTGGACAATTTCCAATTTCAGAAAATGGTGGGATCGCCTTAACACAAATTTCGCAATACTATTTTGGTTCACTTGGGAACGTATTACTAGCTATTATTGTGACAATCGCATGTTTAAAAACGGCTATTGGTTTAATTACGGCTTGTGCAGAGACATTTAAAGAAATGTTCCCTAACTCTATCAGCTATAAAATGTACGTAGTTGTTTTCAGTGTATTGACAACATTAGTCGCTAATGTAGGTTTAACAAATATTATTACCTACTCATTACCAGTATTGATGTTCTTATATCCATTAGCTATAACGCTGATCCTATTAGCGCTATTGTCTCCGTTTTTCAGAAACCGTCAAGTAGTTTATGTCATTACAACACTTTTCACTATAATTGTAAGTATCGCAGACTTGTTAAATGCTTTGCCTGAAACTGTTCGTAATTTAAATGGTATCCAAAGTTTCTTAGCTTTTTGCAGTGAGTACCTTCCTTTGTTTACTATTGGAATGGGATGGATCTTGCCAGCTTCAATCGGATTTATCGTTGGGATCCTGATCAGTCTAGTTACTAAACCGAATCCTCGTGTCATATAA
- a CDS encoding amino acid ABC transporter permease, protein MSEIQWQYIFDPALAIDNFSYILKGLGYTLGISLSSMVFGTIVGFLLAIMRMSNSKSLSIIARTYISFMRGTPILVFLFILYFGFPFIGIQFEAVNAAIIGFSLNSAAYSAEIIRAALHSVDHGQWEAAYALGLKWPFIMRKVIIPQAMRLAIPPMSNVMLDLIKGTSLAAMITVPEIFQQAKIVGGREFDYMTMYILVALIYWAICSVFTIFQRYLEKKASIYIN, encoded by the coding sequence GTGTCTGAAATTCAATGGCAATATATTTTTGATCCTGCATTAGCTATTGACAACTTTAGTTATATTCTAAAGGGGTTAGGATACACTTTAGGAATTTCATTATCCAGTATGGTTTTTGGAACAATAGTAGGATTCTTATTAGCGATCATGCGCATGTCGAATAGTAAAAGCTTAAGTATTATCGCCCGTACATATATTTCATTTATGCGAGGGACACCCATTTTAGTCTTTTTGTTTATTCTGTATTTTGGTTTTCCTTTTATCGGAATCCAATTTGAAGCTGTAAATGCAGCCATAATAGGTTTTAGTCTAAATTCTGCAGCGTATAGTGCAGAAATCATCCGCGCAGCTTTGCATTCTGTTGATCATGGGCAATGGGAAGCTGCTTATGCACTTGGTTTAAAATGGCCATTTATTATGCGAAAAGTAATCATACCTCAAGCAATGAGGCTCGCAATACCGCCAATGAGTAACGTTATGTTGGATCTTATTAAAGGGACCTCTTTGGCAGCCATGATCACGGTGCCAGAAATTTTCCAGCAGGCTAAGATTGTTGGAGGGCGAGAATTTGATTATATGACAATGTATATTCTAGTGGCTTTAATCTATTGGGCTATATGTAGCGTATTCACAATTTTTCAGCGTTATCTAGAAAAGAAAGCATCTATCTATATAAACTGA
- a CDS encoding transporter substrate-binding domain-containing protein — protein sequence MLGKITSFGLLTFISLNLAACGSNEVAIDSSVNTPDTSWSEIKETGTLKVATSGTLYPGSFHEAETDDLTGYEVEVIREAANRLALAIEFTEMGVDGMLTSVNSGAIDVAAMGIDRNGENADKYNYTTPYKYSFGAMVVRESDNSDIKNLEDLEGKKAAGAATTSYMKVARYYGAEEVIYDNATNDQYLQDVANGRTDVILNDFYSQKMAVAALPEIPVKVHDIFYNPSETNFAIKKGNDVLTDKINTALEEMKADGTLTELSKQFYDGDDVSEQIEYDFPEIELVEG from the coding sequence ATGTTGGGGAAAATTACAAGTTTTGGATTGCTTACTTTTATATCATTAAATTTAGCAGCGTGTGGATCGAATGAAGTGGCTATTGATTCGTCTGTAAATACTCCGGATACAAGTTGGAGTGAAATTAAAGAAACAGGAACCTTAAAAGTAGCCACATCTGGAACACTTTATCCAGGTTCTTTCCATGAAGCGGAAACGGATGATTTGACTGGATACGAAGTAGAAGTTATTCGAGAAGCCGCAAATCGATTAGCATTAGCTATAGAATTTACAGAAATGGGAGTAGACGGCATGTTAACTTCAGTTAACAGCGGTGCAATTGATGTTGCTGCAATGGGAATAGATCGTAATGGTGAAAATGCAGATAAATACAATTATACGACACCTTATAAATATTCTTTTGGAGCAATGGTCGTACGCGAATCAGATAATTCTGATATTAAAAATTTAGAAGATTTAGAAGGGAAAAAAGCAGCCGGTGCAGCTACGACGAGCTACATGAAAGTCGCAAGATATTACGGAGCTGAAGAAGTGATCTATGATAATGCAACTAATGACCAGTATCTTCAAGATGTAGCCAATGGTCGTACAGACGTAATACTGAATGATTTCTATTCACAAAAAATGGCTGTGGCTGCTTTACCGGAAATCCCAGTAAAAGTACACGACATTTTTTATAACCCTAGTGAAACAAACTTTGCCATCAAAAAAGGAAATGATGTATTGACCGATAAAATTAATACAGCATTAGAAGAAATGAAAGCTGATGGAACTTTAACAGAATTATCTAAACAGTTCTATGATGGTGATGATGTATCAGAACAAATTGAGTATGATTTTCCAGAAATTGAACTAGTAGAAGGCTAA